Below is a genomic region from Echinicola rosea.
CCAACAACCCTGGAATCGGCTCTTCGACATCATCAGCTTCTGAAATCCTATGGTGTGGATGCATGGGCGACTTGGCACCAAAACCCGTAACGAAACAATATCCCGTAGCATTTCTGCCTAATAAATAGTCTAAATTGGCCATGGCCGCTTCTAAATAAGCGGGATCCTTATCAAAGAAATACAACTGGATAAGCGCTATGCCTTGATTGGCGGCCACTGCATTACTGCCCCACACAAAATCCTTTGGATCCTTTCCCATCACTGACTGAAAGGAAGTGGTGTTCATTTGGCCCAACCAATCTGCTCCGGTGGCGCTCAAAGAAGACCTTAAAGAGGCTACAAACGGCTGCAGTGCTTCGAGCTCATCCGCCTTCCTCAAAAGTGAATAATACCCCAACCAAGCCACATCACTCCAGCTCGGTAAAGAGAAACTTGGAACATCATCGAGAGGTATCTTTTCCAAATAAGCACCATCACTGGTGTTGAGGTAAAGCTCACAGGCAGCCCAGATCCATTCGTCCTGCAAGTTTCCATCGCCATAGGCACCTGTATTGATATCGGGATCGTAGTGGTCATTGAGCTTCTGCTGGTCATAGAAACGATCAGGATGTTCAGTTGCCCATTTCCAAGCCGCTTCCGCTTGGGCTTGCCATTTGTCAGCCTTGTCTTCCAAACCTTCCACATCCTTCATCACCCTGGCAGCTTGTGCCATGAAAGCCGCAAAATCTAAAGTAGCAGCAGTGGACTTGCTCACCACATATCGCTTTGCCGTGGCATTGACGGGAGTCACCATGCCTTCAAATTCAGCCGTGGTCAATTTATGGTACACGCCACCATCTAATGGATCCTGCATCCGCTCCATCCAGTCCAAATTCCACAAGATTTCATCCAAAATATCCGGAATGGCATTCTGGCTCTCGGGAATATCCCAGCTTTTTTGGTCAAAATAACCTGGAAAATCCTCGAATAAGGACAAAAGTGTCCCCATAGATATACCACTATTGACGATGTACTTGTTATAATCCCCGGCATCATACCATCCTTTTGGAGCTGATAGGACCGTTTCCTCGCTCTTGGCATCACTTACCGCCGAAGGATGGACAAAGACCTTATCATCCCAGTGTCCTGCCGCACGCGCCCATTTACCGGCATGCTCGGGCTCAAGCGCAGTAGATGCCCGCTGAAAATAAAACCCTTTCAGCACTGCATCCAATACCTCGTCATACACATCTTCCCGAATGATGACCGGGTAGGATTTGCCTAATCCTTCTATGGTGATATGGTAAATTCCTGGCTGTTGAATACTGCTAAAATCAGCTTTCCATGCTTCTCTTTGAGGTACTTGATCTTGGGCTACTTTCACCAAAGTACCTTCATACACTTCCTCACCGGAGAGGCTTTCGATCACTTTAAACATTTCTCCTTCTCCACCTTCCTTGATGACCGCCACTTTTTTACTGGAAGGATAATGGCCTACTTGGTTTATGCTGATGGCTTCGGTCAGCTGGGCAAAAGACCTCTTTTCCTGGCAACCCAGCAGCAGAAGTGCCCATCCAATAAACATTCGATACAAATAATCAGTTTTTTTCATAGGTTATTGAGGGTTTTTAAGGGATGTTTTTCGAAATCTAAGCAGTGGCCCGTCATGTACACCCACCCACAACTCTTCACCAACCTGCATCGTACTGCGCACATCACCGGTAATCCTAAAACCACTGGCTAATTGATCCACATACCGGTATTGGCCCGTCTGATCCATTTCCAGCAGTACCCCGTGGTTGGCATCAGTATCACCTAATTTTATCCGGGTTTGGTGGATATTTCCCCCTAGCCATAGCTGTTTTTTCCCGGGAGCGGTGAGTGACACTATGCTGAAGATCGGGGAAAATTGAGCCTGAATGGGCAAGGCCACCGGAGCAAATTTTCCTGATGATGCCTGTGAAAACATCATCGTCTCCAACGTCGTAGCTTGATAGTTGCCGGCCCCTTCCAGTTCTTTTTCAGTAAATATATCGTTGATCTTGGCCTCGGAATAGCTAGCGTAATTGTCAAACGCTGTACGCTTCATACTGATTTGTTCAAACAGTTCATCCCGGGTGACATATGGATAGGTTTCGCCTTGGATGTAGAAGGACAATATGGGATCCACGGCACCATTTCCATCAAAATCCTTGAACAGCAGTTCGGCAGGCTCCTCTTGGCTTGCCCTGATCTGGGAATTTAGCCCAAGGTTACCGGCCATCAGCTCTGGCCTTCCATCCGCATCCAAATCTTCCACCAGCAGTGTGTTCCAGAGCCCGATGTACGATTGATCAAAATAATCTGTTGTCACTCGCTTAATTTCTCCATCCACAAAATCAAACACCTCAATGCCCATCCAATGGCCTACGACTATCAATTCCTCCTCCCCATCATTGTCCAAATCGGTAACCTTTGCATCCGTCACCAGGTGTAAGGGCAAAAAGGCCTCGTTCAATTCTTTGGCTGCCAATTTAAATTTCCCTTGGCCATTATTTAGCAGCAACTTAGAAGTGTAAGACTCGGGAAAACGTCCCGGCATCACTGCTCCCCCCATAAAAATATCCGGAGATCCATCCGCATTGTAATCCCATGCCACCACAGCACCCGTGCTTTCATTTATGTGCGGCAAAGCCTCAGAAGCCAATGTAAAGTGTCCCTTCCCATCATTTTCATACAACCGATCGATCAGTAACGCTGCACCCGGTGATAAATCGTGATAGCCGCCACTGGCTACATATAAATCCTGGTCGCCGTCACTGTCTGCATCCAAAAATAATGCGGCAGCGTCCACCGCATCTTTACCTTGTTCGAACGAAGGTAGCTCCACCGCTTGGTATTCCTGGCTCCCCATGGACAGCAGCAAGCTAGCGGCCTGCCCTTTTCCTCCCCCAAAAAACACATCCGGCTCGCCATCATTATTGACATCGGCTTTGGCCATTACGGGGCCTAAGGTACTTTGTGGATTGATAAGCAAGGGCTGTCTTTTAAAATCGTTGAACAGGACATCCTTATGGGTGACGAGGGCAGATCCATTTACCTCTTCCCAAATTGACTTCTGTATTGCTTTAGGACCAACCGTCTCTTTTTTCGCCTCTTTTTGCGTCAGGATCAGCCGCTGATTGGTCGGGACGGCTGTTATTGTCTGACGGGAACCATCCCTCCATACCACTTTCACCGAATCGATATTTCCCTCGGCCAACCCAAAAGTAAGCACTGGGCTTACACTGGATTGGTACCCCCGAAAGGGCATTTGCTCGAGCAGCTGTTGCTTATCGCCTTGATATACCCAGACCTTTGCGCCGATGCCAAGGGTGTTGGTACCATTGCCGGTTAAGGACACTTGCAGCCACTGGTGATTTGGACGCTCATTTCGTTGGTTTTCGTAGATAAATGCCTCCAAATTCACGTTGTTGACGACCAAATCCAAGTCTCCATCATTGTCCAGGTCTCCGTAGGCCGCTCCATTGCTATTCGAAAAATGGTCAATTCCCCAAGTGTTACCTTGGTCGGTAAATTGAAGGTTCCCGCTATTTCTGTAGATATAGTTTTTCACCTCGGAAGATGGCATCTGCTTGATCAATTTCAGTATATCCTCTTTGGCCATCGCTCCCACATTAAAAATAGAACTGCGGTACTTGATAAAGTCCAAATTCGTAAAGTCCCTCAAAAAACCGTTGGCTACAAAAAGGTCTTTCCAGCCATCCTGATCAAAATCCGCCCACAACGGTGCCCAGCTCCAGTCTGTATTGGAGACACCGGACAACTGGCCAATCTCACTGAAGGTCCCATCGCCATTGTTCAACTGGAGCATATTTCGCATATATTGGTGGTGAAGGCCCACTTCGTGAAAAAGGTTAAAATGTTCATAATTGTCCTGAGAGGATAAGAGCTTTTGCCTTTTATTCGCTTCCGGAAGCATGTCCAAGCTGATCAAGTCCACCAATCCGTCATTGTTCACATCAGCGGCATCACTGCCCATGCTGTACAAACTGGTATGCCCCATCCTAACACTCAACTCGTCACGAAAACCATGGTTTTCCTGCTGGATGTACAAATAATCAGGGGCAGAATAATCATTGCCAATAAAAACATCCGGCCGATGATCCTCATTAAAATCAGCTATGCTCAAGCCCAGGCCATAGGAAAGCGGGCTTTCGTCCCATCCCACCTCGGCAGTAATGTCCACAAACTTCCCCTCCCTGTTTTCCAGTAACTTGGAACTGGAATGTTTGTCCTTTTGCGACAGGATATACTCAAAAGACATGGCATCTAAATTCCTGAATAAGTCAGCGTTATGATTGAGCAGTACGGCGTCCAGATCACCATCTCCTTCAAGGTCAAAAAACGCTGCGGAAGTGGTATAGGCAGGATCATCCAATCCGTAAGCCGCTGCTTCTTCCTTAAAATAGGGAATTCCTTCCTCATCGGCTCCTTGGTTGATAAAAAGCTGGTTTCTTCTTTTATCCTCCGACAGTTCGCCACTATAGCAAACATAAATATCCAGCCATCCATCTCCATTGATGTCCACCATGGACACTCCCGTAGCCCAAGAACGCGGCTTTCCGGCGACATTGGCGGCGAGGGTGATGTCCCTAAATTGCATTTCCCCTTGGTTTAAATAGAGCTTATTGTCCACCATATTCCCGGAAAAGTAACTATCCTCCAATCCATCATTATTGACATCGCCCAGGGCAACACCTCCTCCATTATAAAAATACTGGTACTCAAAAACATTCGCCTCTGGGGTTTCGGTGATGGTATTATGAAAGGCCACTCCGCTCTGCTCATGGTCCAGTAATGCAAAAAGTGGATCTGCTTCCCGGCCTTTGGTACCTTCCTGATTATCTGAACAAGACATTAAGCCCATCGTCATCAAGGTCAACAGAGAGGTGTAGATGCTAGCTTTTGTCATTTTGAGTGTTTTATTTTTTGATTAGGCCTTACTTATCAGCAAGATAATTGCTCACAGATTTCCAGAAATACCACACATAAATGTTAAAATATTATGGATGTCAGGCCGAGCGCTTGCCTATCCGGCAATAAAGGAGTCGAGGCCATACGACATCCTGCGACGTTATCTGGCGAAAAAACAGGTCCGCTAAGAATGACTATCGGACTAAACTTCCCTTATCTTAAGAGCATTGCTAGCCCCTAAAGGAGAAATTTGCTGCTGATCGACAGCGAAGTGATGAGGCCGAAAATCGGCACAACCAAGGTTCCTGAGCGCAGCCAAACGTTTACTGAGCGTAGTCAAAGTAAAACTCGAAGCGGCAACTTACCGCTTCGAGAGTTGAAACCATAATCCAAAATTTTAAATCTTAATCGCTTTATTCTTCAGCCCTTACGACACGGACATTGTCAATGCCCATGGTAACTGGAACGGTGGATGAATTAGCGTTTTGTATCACTATTCTTAGTTGTTTCACACCGTCAGCTCCCCCAGCAAGAAAATCGCCATAGGTTGCTAACCTCACATTGCCACTCGTCAGTTGGTTTGCGTTGATAGACACCGTATACCACTGTCCGTCAGAAGTACGCACAAAATCTGTAATCGGAACACTTGCCTGTAACTCATTTCCATTTATATCCGGATAC
It encodes:
- a CDS encoding glycoside hydrolase family 9 protein, with the translated sequence MKKTDYLYRMFIGWALLLLGCQEKRSFAQLTEAISINQVGHYPSSKKVAVIKEGGEGEMFKVIESLSGEEVYEGTLVKVAQDQVPQREAWKADFSSIQQPGIYHITIEGLGKSYPVIIREDVYDEVLDAVLKGFYFQRASTALEPEHAGKWARAAGHWDDKVFVHPSAVSDAKSEETVLSAPKGWYDAGDYNKYIVNSGISMGTLLSLFEDFPGYFDQKSWDIPESQNAIPDILDEILWNLDWMERMQDPLDGGVYHKLTTAEFEGMVTPVNATAKRYVVSKSTAATLDFAAFMAQAARVMKDVEGLEDKADKWQAQAEAAWKWATEHPDRFYDQQKLNDHYDPDINTGAYGDGNLQDEWIWAACELYLNTSDGAYLEKIPLDDVPSFSLPSWSDVAWLGYYSLLRKADELEALQPFVASLRSSLSATGADWLGQMNTTSFQSVMGKDPKDFVWGSNAVAANQGIALIQLYFFDKDPAYLEAAMANLDYLLGRNATGYCFVTGFGAKSPMHPHHRISEADDVEEPIPGLLVGGPNPGQQDGCDYPSTVFDESYVDHLCSYASNEITINWNAPMAYLLGAVVAMEQP
- a CDS encoding VCBS repeat-containing protein, which produces MTKASIYTSLLTLMTMGLMSCSDNQEGTKGREADPLFALLDHEQSGVAFHNTITETPEANVFEYQYFYNGGGVALGDVNNDGLEDSYFSGNMVDNKLYLNQGEMQFRDITLAANVAGKPRSWATGVSMVDINGDGWLDIYVCYSGELSEDKRRNQLFINQGADEEGIPYFKEEAAAYGLDDPAYTTSAAFFDLEGDGDLDAVLLNHNADLFRNLDAMSFEYILSQKDKHSSSKLLENREGKFVDITAEVGWDESPLSYGLGLSIADFNEDHRPDVFIGNDYSAPDYLYIQQENHGFRDELSVRMGHTSLYSMGSDAADVNNDGLVDLISLDMLPEANKRQKLLSSQDNYEHFNLFHEVGLHHQYMRNMLQLNNGDGTFSEIGQLSGVSNTDWSWAPLWADFDQDGWKDLFVANGFLRDFTNLDFIKYRSSIFNVGAMAKEDILKLIKQMPSSEVKNYIYRNSGNLQFTDQGNTWGIDHFSNSNGAAYGDLDNDGDLDLVVNNVNLEAFIYENQRNERPNHQWLQVSLTGNGTNTLGIGAKVWVYQGDKQQLLEQMPFRGYQSSVSPVLTFGLAEGNIDSVKVVWRDGSRQTITAVPTNQRLILTQKEAKKETVGPKAIQKSIWEEVNGSALVTHKDVLFNDFKRQPLLINPQSTLGPVMAKADVNNDGEPDVFFGGGKGQAASLLLSMGSQEYQAVELPSFEQGKDAVDAAALFLDADSDGDQDLYVASGGYHDLSPGAALLIDRLYENDGKGHFTLASEALPHINESTGAVVAWDYNADGSPDIFMGGAVMPGRFPESYTSKLLLNNGQGKFKLAAKELNEAFLPLHLVTDAKVTDLDNDGEEELIVVGHWMGIEVFDFVDGEIKRVTTDYFDQSYIGLWNTLLVEDLDADGRPELMAGNLGLNSQIRASQEEPAELLFKDFDGNGAVDPILSFYIQGETYPYVTRDELFEQISMKRTAFDNYASYSEAKINDIFTEKELEGAGNYQATTLETMMFSQASSGKFAPVALPIQAQFSPIFSIVSLTAPGKKQLWLGGNIHQTRIKLGDTDANHGVLLEMDQTGQYRYVDQLASGFRITGDVRSTMQVGEELWVGVHDGPLLRFRKTSLKNPQ